A genomic segment from Hippoglossus stenolepis isolate QCI-W04-F060 chromosome 3, HSTE1.2, whole genome shotgun sequence encodes:
- the si:ch211-157b11.8 gene encoding fibroleukin — protein MIPFGSLGMLSLYVGTLLSLDASPACTHPPCRDSLVAAPMPPGMGAGVGSGACEGQTGTAGCRMGVSHPAISDAPRRSEHRHESPQVQPKTGVVKERLVQLQRCMHSLQETGGAWSHGGQESNSLGAILALMAAVLTECDLHCHSQALGVMAKRLESAAVGREGEKDLLLFLKSITQHPPTVSPLERLHPQDCAEIYRIGIKDNGIYTIQPDLHRPALEAKCDMETAGGGWTVIQNRQDGSLNFNRTWQEYREGFGSPQGEHWLGNAVLTALTSVGQHQLRIELEDWHHQRRHATYNNFKVASEAQRYRLTAREYSGDAGNALSYSKRYNHDGRSFSTADRDHDRYAAGNCGQYYGTGWWFDACLAANLNGRYYRGRYSGVTNGIYWGTWYILTDGRTGERYSFKRVEMKTRPKNFVGRS, from the exons ATGATTCCTTTTGGTTCTCTTGGTATGCTATCACTGTATGTGGGCACCCTGCTGTCCTTAGATGCATCCCCGGCCTGCACACACCCTCCCTGCAGGGACAGTCTGGTGGCTGCACCCATGCCACCTGGGATGGGGGCAGGAGTGGGCAGTGGGGCCTGTGAGGGTCAGACTGGGACAGCAGGCTGTCGCATGGGGGTTTCACATCCAGCCATCTCAGACGCTCCACGGCGGTCGGAGCACAGGCACGAGTCCCCCCAGGTTCAGCCTAAG ACTGGAGTTGTCAAAGAGCGTCTCGTTCAGCTGCAGCGCTGCATGCACTCTCTCCAGGAAACAGGAGGAGCCTGGAGCCACGGGGGCCAGGAGAGCAACTCTCTGGGAGCCATTCTGGCTCTAATGGCAGCTGTGCTGACAGAGTGTGACCTCCACTGTCACAGCCAGGCCCTTGGGGTGATGGCCAAACGACTAG AAAGTGCAGCagtggggagagagggggagaaagatcTGCTGCTGTTCCTGAAGAGCATCACACAACACCCACCGACAG tttcCCCTTTGGAGAGGTTACATCCTCAGGACTGTGCAGAGATTTACAGGATCGGCATCAAAGACAATGGAATCTACACCATTCAGCCTGACCTGCACAGGCCGGCACTGGAG GCTAAATGTGACATGGAGACGGCGGGCGGTGGTTGGACGGTGATCCAGAATCGGCAGGACGGTTCGCTGAACTTCAACAGGACATGGCAGGAATACCGCGAGGGCTTTGGGAGTCCGCAGGGAGAGCACTGGCTGGGGAACGCAGTGCTGACCGCACTCACCTCCGTCGGCCAACACCAGCTCCGGATTGAGCTGGAGGACTGGCACCATCAGAGACGCCATGCCACCTACAACAATTTCAAAGTGGCCTCAGAGGCACAGAG GTATCGTCTGACAGCTCGTGAATACTCTGGAGATGCAGGCAACGCCTTGAGTTACAGCAAACGCTACAACCACGACGGCAGATCCTTCAGCACCGCTGACCGGGATCATGACCGCTACGCAGCAGGAAACTGTGGTCAGTACTACGGCACAGGCTGGTGGTTCGATGCCTGCCTGGCGGCCAACCTGAATGGTCGGTACTACCGTGGGCGCTACAGTGGGGTGACCAACGGTATCTACTGGGGGACGTGGTACATCCTGACAGACGGACGGACTGGAGAACGCTACTCCTTCAAGAGGGTGGAGATGAAAACGAGACCTAAGAACTTTGTGGGGAGGTCCTAA